A segment of the Veillonellales bacterium genome:
TGCCGATATGGATATTTCGCTCCCGAACGATGCGATCCATGTCGTCAAAAGAATTCACTTCCATCCCGTGAATCAACTGACCGATTTTTGCCGGACTGACATCAAACATCGCCGCTAAATTAAATCCTAAAGAAACAAAATTGCGATAATTCACCAAAGCACCGCCTAAATGACCAATGCCGACTACAGCGATATTCCATTTATGATGCAGTCCCAGGATTTCGCCGATATTGCGAATCAATTCCCTTACATAATAACCTACGCCTTTTTTCCCAAACTGACCAAAAGAAGCTAAATCCTTGCGAATCTGCTCCGGAGTTACCCCAAGCCGCCTTCCTAGTTCCTCGGAAGAAATGATTTCAACGCCTTCCTCCTGACTGGTTCGCAAAGTCCGGTAATATAATGGCAACCGGTCAATTGTGGCCTTAGAAATAATAATATGATCTTTCAAACACCAAGCCTCCTCGACAGGTATTTAAATAAGAATAAATACTAAGTTTTAACATAACTTAGTATTTATTCTCACTTACTCGTCCAGAGTCCTGCCAAATTTTTTGATTATAAGTATTTTTTTTAACATAGTAAAAAATGCTTTCTCATCTTTCATAATTTGGCTGCGGATTATAACGCCGCAAAATTCGACAGCTTAACGCGGTTGTCGATGATAGTGAGTATGAAGCAGCCGGTGGGATTTTTCTGCCAGGGGTTTCCCCAGCCAGGTATCATACAGTTCTTTGACCGCCGGATTTAAATGGGACTTACGAATTTGACTGCTGGTGTCACACTGATAAATCGCATCCAGCCGTTTCTGCCTAAAGCCGGTTGTTTTGTTAATCGGCTGACCGCCGCCGCCGATACAGCCGCCCGGACAAGCCATAATTTCGATAAAATGATAGTCGGCTTCACCGGCGCGAATCTTATCCAGAAGTTCCCTGGCATTAAGCAGAGTATGAGCCACCGCGACTTTGATCTTTTTGTCACCAATTTCCACTTCGGCTTCTTTCACACCGGTAAGGCCGCGGACATCGAAAAATTCGAGGCAGGGCAGCTCTTTGCCGGTAACCAGCTCATACACAGTACGCAGGGCAGCCTCCATTACGCCGCCGGTTGCGCCGAAGATTACTCCCGCCCCGGTACCGATTCCCATGGGTGCATCATACTCTTCTTCCGGCAGGGTGGCAAAATCAATGCCGGCCTGGCGAATCATGGCCGCCAGTTCCTGAGTAGTAAGCACATAGTCAACATCCTGATAACTGCTGGCATTGATTTCCGGCCGGGCGGCTTCCGCCTTTTTGGCAGTGCAGGGCATAATGGAAACAGATACGATGTGTTTGGGATCAATACCTGACTTTTCGGCATAATAGGTTTTCACCAAAGCACCGAACATTTGCTGGGGCGATTTGGCAGTAGAAAGATGATCCAGGAGGTCAGGATAATTTAATTCGGCGAAATTGACCCATCCCGGGCTGCAAGAAGTAATCATCGGTAATTTACCGCCGGTTTGCAGCCGCTGCAGCAATTCCGATCCTTCTTCCATAATCGTAACATCAGCAGTAAAATTGGTATCAAACACGCGGTCAAAGCCAAGACGCTTCAACGCCGCCACCATTTTCCCTGTCACAATAGTTCCCGGCGGCAGTTCCAGGGCTTCCCCCAGGGCAACCCGCACCGCCGGAGCCGTTTGCACGATGACATGGTTTTCCGGATTGCTCAATGCTTGCCACACCGGTTCGGTATCATCCTTTACCACAATAGCGCCGGTGGGACAAACACTGGCACACTGACCGCAATAAGTACAGCCGACCTGATGCAGTCCCTGAGCAAACGCCGGCACAACCATCGTTTTAAATCCCCGGTTGGCAAAGCTGTAAATATTGACGCCCTGGCGCTCGCTGCAGGCACGAATACAGCGACCGCATAAAATACACTTGTTCTGGTCCCGAACCAGCGACGGATTCGCCTGATCCAGGGGATAATTTTTCCGTTCGCCTTCAAAGCGAATCTGACGGATTCCCAGCTCGCCGGCAATCGCCTGGAGTTCGCATCTGAGATTTTTCTGGCAGGACAGACAATCCGGCGGATGATTCGCCAGCATAAGCTCTACCACCATCTTCCGGGCTTCCCTCACAGCTGCGGTATTGGTATGAACCACCATGCCTTCCTGAACCGGATAGACACAGGAGGCCACCAAACTTCTGGCGCCCACGACCTCTACCATGCAGACGCGGCAATTCCCCTCCGGCCGCAGTTCAGGGTGATAACAAAGGGTTGGAATTTTAATACCGGCAGCATGAGCCGCTTCCAGAACAGTTGCCGTTTTCACGACTTGTACCTGAATGCCGTCAACCGTTACATTCACCATCTCCATTGATATTTCACTCCTCCATCAATTCGAAATCAGCCTTTGCTAATTGCCTTAAAAGGACATTTAGCCATACAGGCACCGCATTTCAAGCATTTATCCGGATCAATCTGATGCTGCTCTTTTACCGTCCCGCTGATGGCCTCTGCCGGACAAACTTTTTTGCATAAACCGCAGCCCTTGCAGTTGCTGGTGATCGTATATCCCACAAGTTTGCTGCAAGCGCCGGCCGGACAGCGTTTCTCCCGGATATGGGCTTCGTATTCGTCGCGGAAATGCTTAATCGTACTCAGCACCGGATTCGGTGCTGTTTGGCCTAAGCCGCATAACGCTGTCGCTTTAATGTTCTTGGCCATTGTCTCCAGCAGCTCAATATCGCCTTCCTGCCCTTGTCCTTCGGTAATCCGGGTCAGGATTTCCAGCATTCGTTTTGTTCCTTCCCGGCAGGGCGTACACTTGCCGCAGGACTCGGATTGGGTAAAATTCAGAAAAAACCGGGCTACGTCCACCATACAGGTCGTTTCGTCCATAACCACCAGTCCGCCGGAACCCATCATC
Coding sequences within it:
- a CDS encoding redox-sensing transcriptional repressor Rex gives rise to the protein MKDHIIISKATIDRLPLYYRTLRTSQEEGVEIISSEELGRRLGVTPEQIRKDLASFGQFGKKGVGYYVRELIRNIGEILGLHHKWNIAVVGIGHLGGALVNYRNFVSLGFNLAAMFDVSPAKIGQLIHGMEVNSFDDMDRIVRERNIHIGIIAVPETQAQQVAERLVAAGIRGIWNFAPCKIDVPSEIRVENEDLSVGLCSISYHLSRAQ
- a CDS encoding NADH-dependent [FeFe] hydrogenase, group A6, with translation MEMVNVTVDGIQVQVVKTATVLEAAHAAGIKIPTLCYHPELRPEGNCRVCMVEVVGARSLVASCVYPVQEGMVVHTNTAAVREARKMVVELMLANHPPDCLSCQKNLRCELQAIAGELGIRQIRFEGERKNYPLDQANPSLVRDQNKCILCGRCIRACSERQGVNIYSFANRGFKTMVVPAFAQGLHQVGCTYCGQCASVCPTGAIVVKDDTEPVWQALSNPENHVIVQTAPAVRVALGEALELPPGTIVTGKMVAALKRLGFDRVFDTNFTADVTIMEEGSELLQRLQTGGKLPMITSCSPGWVNFAELNYPDLLDHLSTAKSPQQMFGALVKTYYAEKSGIDPKHIVSVSIMPCTAKKAEAARPEINASSYQDVDYVLTTQELAAMIRQAGIDFATLPEEEYDAPMGIGTGAGVIFGATGGVMEAALRTVYELVTGKELPCLEFFDVRGLTGVKEAEVEIGDKKIKVAVAHTLLNARELLDKIRAGEADYHFIEIMACPGGCIGGGGQPINKTTGFRQKRLDAIYQCDTSSQIRKSHLNPAVKELYDTWLGKPLAEKSHRLLHTHYHRQPR